In Onthophagus taurus isolate NC chromosome 6, IU_Otau_3.0, whole genome shotgun sequence, a genomic segment contains:
- the LOC111419694 gene encoding uncharacterized protein, which yields MTKSESIYKRTVVVTRTILGYELSAKQDVIANYLIPAITGCLCYILLFAADLGTVYRHFEEENPVWASLTLLFMFLPVIGCFIWVISSWELWPEIEGCGRNNVKWALWKVLQHFFFPIWSMWRYAEKIFWSIEALIQINDEEKKDEALENVNAPRIIEFYLFLQAFLQGIPQIILQIHILLRVSTLIDISTIYIQASSIILNLIKLSITTTQYQRFKSQKLGGKDYPWFKAYKYDYCPTIDTVDAAVPTRRQFVPQISKVDKKGIVYATRENAARLKLEVESRNNTPLPRNPRMTRRPSSDLYMLPSGIVENVDKNIDVMDVLRETSVIDGPQRRLFVGSDDEFVYPRRLNDIKGLPEDDIVGKFIAFCWWFNFLIARFLAICSFAYFYPKDIIWLMSLHFVIVEAFLLYDVKTIFVRHTRAVFFIFIGLIYIFCIIEFMKKFKNVKFVYYGFFTLVFIENFTMCGVWFNSSYMDYDGFVNDWWYQYIFYMVLICTLLSMSSMIFYIIINKPKSVVVDEEVVPNEI from the exons ATGACTAAATCGGAATCGATTTATAAACGAACTGTTGTTGTGACTCGAACAATATTAGGATACGAATTAAGTGCAAAACAAGATGTGAtcgcaaattatttaataccAGCAATAACCGGTTGTTTATgttacatattattatttgcGGCAGATTTAGGAACAGTTTATAGACattttgaagaagaaaatCCAGTATGGGCTTCACTAACTTTATTGTTTATGTTTCTACCGGTTATAGGATGTTTTATTTGGGTGATATCATCGTGGGAGTTATGGCCTGAAATTGAAGGATGCGGACGTAACAATGTGAAATGGGCTTTATGGAAAGTTTtgcaacatttcttttttccaATATGGAGTATGTGGag ATACGccgaaaaaatattttggtcTATTGAAGCATTAATTCAAATCAacgatgaagaaaaaaaagatgaaGCATTAGAAAATGTAAACGCTCCAAGAATTattgagttttatttgtttcttcaAGCGTTTTTACAAGGTATCCCACAAATCATTTTACAAATTCACATTTTATTAAGAGTTTCCACTCTTATTGATATTTCAACaa TTTACATCCAAGCATcaagtattattttaaatttaataaaattatcaataacaACTACTCAATATCAACGTTTTAAATCACAGAAATTAGGTGGAAAAGATTATCCTTGGTTTAAAGCCTATAAATATGATTATTGCCCTACAATTGACACTGTTGATGCTGCGGTGCCAACAAGAAGACAATTCGTACCACAAATTTCAAAGGTGGATAAAAAAGGAATTGTTTACGCAACAAGAGAAAATGCAGCTCGTTTAAAATTGGAAGTAGAATCTCGAAATAATACCCCATTACCAAGAAATCCAAGAATGACTCGAAGACCAAGTAGTGATTTGTATATGTTACCATCGGGAATAGTAGAGAATGtggataaaaatattgatgtaATGGACGTTTTAAGAGAAACGTCGGTGATTGACGGACCACAAAGAAGGCTTTTCGTTGGATCTGATGATGAGTTTGTTTATCCACGACGTTTAAATGACATTAAAGGTCTTCCAGAAGATGATATTGTAGGAAAATTTATCGCTTTTTGCTggtggtttaattttttaattgctcGATTTTTGGCAATTTGTTCATTCGCGTATTTTTATCCAAAAGATATTATTTGGCTAATGAGTTTACATTTTGTTATAGTCGAAGCATTTTTACTATACGATGTTAAAACCATTTTTGTACGTCACACGAGGGcggtattttttatttttatcggtTTGATTTATATCTTCTGTATTATAgagtttatgaaaaaatttaaaaacgtcaaatttgtgTATTACGGATTTTTCACATtggtttttatcgaaaattttactatGTGTGGCGTTTGGTTTAATTCATCCTATATGGATTATGATGGTTTTGTAAACGATTGGTGgtatcaatatattttttatatggtTTTAATTTGTACGTTACTTAGTATGTcttctatgattttttatattattattaataaaccaaAAAGTGTTGTTGTTGATGAGGAAGTTGTTCCTaatgaaatatga
- the LOC111419696 gene encoding uncharacterized protein K12H4.2, with amino-acid sequence MLANKYFRSYSLLKQCLCGMVHKNVLKNKFSTKKDKEDTNIDDLLGEIGSKYKVFKDTDSKEIKDVYENKFKYTDLLELEKESVDPLFGLNLQRGLNGVFEIEDLVDVLKRENAEDIFVASVPEHLQYVNYMVIVTGKSFRHMKAIAQFVRRVFKNKRGQDDVVPRLEGENSKEWMALDLGNIALHIFSPEGRTKYDLDTLWAVGPQFDKETNREDPLAKILEKHSFYLNDLVPAR; translated from the exons atGTTGGCtaacaaatattttagaagttactcccttttaaaacaatgtttatgCGGAATGGTAcacaaaaatgtattaaaaaataaattctccACCAAAAAAGATAAGGAAGACACAAACATTGATGATTTACTCGGCGAAATTGGTTCcaaatataaagtttttaaagataccgattctaaagaaataaaagatgtttatgagaataaatttaaatataccGACTTATTAGAACTTGAAAAAGAAAGCGTTGATCCCTtatttggtttaaatttacaac GTGGTCTAAATggtgtttttgaaattgaagacTTAGTAGATGTTTTAAAACGCGAAAATGCTGAAGATATATTTGTGGCTTCCGTTCCGGAACATCTACAATATGTAAATTATATGGTTATTGTCACTGGAAAATCGTTTCGGCATATGAAAGCAATCGCTCAATTTGTGAGaagagtttttaaaaataaaagaggcCAAGATGATGTTGTACCTAGATTAGAAGGAGAAAATTCTAAAGAGTGGATGGCTTTAGATTTAG gtaATATAGCTTTGCATATTTTCTCACCTGAAGGAAGAACGAAATATGATTTAGATACTTTATGGGCTGTTGGGCCTCAATTCGATAAAGAAACAAATAGGGAAGATCCGTTAGCTAAAATTTTAGAGAAACACTCGTTTTATCTCAATGATTTAGTACCAGCTCgctaa